One window of the Syngnathus typhle isolate RoL2023-S1 ecotype Sweden linkage group LG21, RoL_Styp_1.0, whole genome shotgun sequence genome contains the following:
- the LOC133145573 gene encoding LOW QUALITY PROTEIN: liprin-beta-1-like (The sequence of the model RefSeq protein was modified relative to this genomic sequence to represent the inferred CDS: substituted 1 base at 1 genomic stop codon), with translation MMSDASEMLAAALEQMDGIIAGSKAMDYSNGLFDCQSPSSPFLGGLRVLHLLEDLRGALELMDNQERDNLRCQIPDSTAEGLAEWLRGRMVSGRENLSKQSXQTHLQTNGHAVENVHQERLARLESDKECLILQVSVLTDQVEVQGEKIRDLDSCLERHREKLCATEELLQKELRTRSALETQKLELVTELSAVKLQLSALERDRADHQEVGHLRLRVADLESERLQCDRKSKASKRAAGAELKEELRLLQRELEEREAQLRNLKEESGAEGLPRDAQMAEMKTLLDSLVSANDEKEQRIKELESTRVLENVQERPKEADYADIADDGSLPAQAGPASEGEAGRISAEAKSKCATLAERDAFGAKRVRASLGRGFFKLRGGKYASGAAETERKVPEHLDLASSPLTSSPESKKKSKGLRKFLGRLKRSHSTSLNADDEADFRRGGVRATAGPRLGGSPSPTEAPFARWTREDVCEWLHQQGLGLYAAAAHDWIRSGQSLLQASQQDLEKELGMKHPLHRKKLQLALQALVSHDDLLRGHLDHHWVTRWLDDVGLPQYKTHFEEARVDARMLHYMTVEDLLSLKVGSVLHHLSIKRAVQVLRLNSFQADRLRRRPAQETCTRPLDVIQWSNHRVMEWLRSVDLAEYAPNLRGSGVHGGLMVLEPRFTADALALLLNIPAGKTLLRRHLATHFHLLVGSDAQRLKQECLENPDYVVLTAAAKVKPRRLSFGSFGTLRKKRHDDCGDYVCPMDVDMDIGVGLHRDPEDHLEQLQQMDDSEGAVRQIGAFSEGLNHLTSMLEDEEVFGEISASPPEGDRCDEDATRLVK, from the exons ATGATGTCTGACGCCAGCGAGATGTTGGCGGCCGCCTTGGAGCAAATGGATGGGATTATTGCAG gctcCAAGGCCATGGACTACTCCAACGGGCTGTTTGACTGCCAGTCGCCCTCGTCGCCGTTCCTGGGCGGCCTGCGGGTGCTGCACTTGCTGGAGGACCTGCGGGGGGCGCTGGAGCTCATGGATAACCAAGAGCGAGACAACCTGCGCTGCCAGATCCCCGACTCCACCGCCGAGGGACTGGCTGAGTGGCTGCGGGGCCGAATGGTAAGCGGCCGGGAGAACCTGTCCAAACAAAGCTGACAGACCCATttgcagacaaacggccacgctGTCGAGAACGTCCACCAAGAGCGTCTGGCTCGCCTGGAGAGCGACAAAGAGTGCCTCATCCTCCAG GTCAGCGTCCTCACAGACCAGGTGGAGGTGCAAGGGGAGAAGATCCGCGACCTGGACAGCTGCCTGGAGCGCCACCGGGAGAAGCTCTGCGCCACCGAGGAACTGCTGCAGAAG GAACTTCGGACTCGCTCGGCGCTGGAGACCCAGAAGCTGGAGCTGGTGACGGAGCTTTCGGCCGTCAAGCTGCAGCTGAGCGCGTTGGAGAGGGACCGCGCAGATCACCAG GAAGTGGGCCACTTGCGTCTCCGTGTGGCCGACTTGGAGAGTGAGCGTCTGCAGTGTGACCGGAAAAGCAAAGCTTCCAAA CGGGCGGCCGGAGCTGAGCTGAAG GAAGAGCTGCGGCTGCTGCAACGTGAGCTGGAGGAGCGAGAGGCGCAATTGAGGAACTTGAAGGAGGAGAGCGGAGCCGAGGGGCTGCCGAGGG ATGCCCAAATGGCCGAGATGAAGACGCTGTTGGACTCCCTGGTGTCGGCCAATGACGAGAAG GAGCAAAGGATCAAAGAGTTGGAGAGCACCCGAGTTCTGGAGAACGTCCAAG AGAGGCCGAAGGAAGCCGACTACGCCGACATCGCAGATGATGGCTCGCTTCCCGCCCAGGCCGGGCCGGCATCGGAGGGCGAGGCGGGAAGGATCTCGGCGGAG GCCAAAAGCAAATGTGCCACTTTGGCCGAGCGAGACGCGTTCGGCGCCAAGCGGGTCCGGGCCTCCCTCGGTCGGGGCTTCTTCAAACTGCGGGGAGGCAAATATGCCAGTGGCGCAGCCGAGACGGAGCGCAAAGTCCCGGAGCACCTAGACTTGGCCTCCTCCCCTCTGACCTCCTCGCCTGAGAGCAAGAAGAAGTCCAAAGGCTTGAGGAAGTTCTTGGGCAG GTTGAAGAGGAGCCACTCCACGTCGTTGAACGCCGACGACGAGGCCGACTTCcggcgcgggggcgtccgggccacgGCGGGGCCTCGCCTGGGCGGCTCGCCATCTCCGACGGAGGCCCCCTTCGCGCGCTGGACCCGAGAGGACGTGTGCGAGTGGCTCCATCAGCAGGGCCTGGGCTTGTACGCGGCGGCGGCTCACGACTGGATCCGTTCGGGACAGAGCCTGCTGCAGGCGTCCCAGCAAGACCTGGAGAAG GAGCTGGGCATGAAGCACCCTCTGCACAGGAAGAAGCTGCAGCTGGCCCTCCAGGCTCTGGTGTCGCACGACGACCTCCTCCGAGGCCACCTGGACCACCACTGGGTGACGC GCTGGCTGGACGACGTGGGCCTGCCGCAGTACAAGACTCACTTTGAGGAGGCCCGAGTGGACGCCCGCATGCTGCACTACATGACTGTG GAGGATCTCCTGTCGCTGAAGGTGGGCAGCGTGCTTCACCACCTCAGCATCAAACGGGCCGTGCAGGTCCTGCGCCTCAACTCCTTCCAGGCCGACCGTCTGCGCCGCCGGCCCGCCCAAGAG aCGTGCACCCGACCGCTCGACGTGATCCAGTGGAGCAACCACCGCGTGATGGAGTGGCTGCGCTCGGTGGACTTGGCCGAGTACGCGCCCAACCTCCGAGGCAGCGGCGTGCACGGCGGTCTCATG gttctggagcCGCGCTTCACCGCGGACGCCTTGGCTCTGCTGCTCAACATCCCGGCAGGAAAAACGCTGCTGCGGCGCCACCTGGCCACGCACTTCCACCTGCTGGTGGGATCCGACGCGCAGAGGCTCAAGCAGGAGTGTCTGGAAAACCCCGACTACGTGGTGCTCACTGCCGCCGCCAAGGTCAAG CCGAGACGTTTGTCGTTCGGCAGCTTCGGAACGCTCCGGAAGAAGCGTCACGACGATTGCGGCGACTACGTGTGCCCCATGGACGTGGACATGGACATTGGCGTGGGGCTCCACAGGGACCCAGAGGACCACCTGGAGCAGCTTCAACAG ATGGACGACTCCGAGGGCGCCGTGAGGCAGATCGGCGCTTTTTCCGAGGGACTCAATCATCTGACG AGCATGCTGGAGGACGAGGAGGTTTTCGGGGAGATCTCAGCAAGCCCGCCGGAAGGCGACCGATGCGATGAAGACGCCACAAGACTCGTCAAGTAA
- the syt10 gene encoding synaptotagmin-10: MNPRRPGPPSSSSSSMQWLNRRDMSIRSGDGVTLCQRALQIVTDLCLTGHVDREKCSDIFPLESGIPAKGHADVSVSLLAVVVGFCGLALLAVSLFVFWKLCWPLWRSKALTVHRGNNVGLRVAFPEAPPDESPPLPAKTAPAEEKTKQSPEAKPNGRSTVKLLEAAMKISQTSPDIPAEVQTTVREKLSHQAKIQRQTTEPTSSSRHNSFRRHLPRQMNVNSFDFSVDAAPFRQSSTASIGRIKPELYKQKSVDSEGEPREPAQTCGKLSFALRYDYEEQALVVKILKGLDLPAKDFTGTSDPYVKVYLLPERKKKFQTRVQRKNLNPTFDESFRFPAAYDELCNRKLHLSVYDFDRFTSHDVIGEVEVDNLFELSDLSREAVLWKDIHAATTETVDLGEIMYSLCYLPTAGRMTLTVIKCRNLKAMDITGSSDPYVKVHLICEGRRLKKRKTTTKKSTLNPIYNEAIVFDIPPENVEQVSLSIMVMDYDRVGHNEVIGVCRAGPDAQGLGRDHWNEMLAYPRKPITHWHALGEWPGRGASFESQASCPSPKPPQTP, encoded by the exons ATGAACCCCCGCCGCCCcggccccccctcctcctcctcctccagcatgCAATGGCTTAATCGGAGAGACATGAGCATCCGGAGTGGGGACGGCGTCACGCTGTGCCAGAGGGCTCTGCAGATCGTCACCGATCTTTGCCTCACCGGACACGTGGACCGTGAGAAATGTTCGGATATTTTCCCCCTGGAGAGCGGCATCCCGGCCAAAGGACACGCAG ACGTCTCCGTCAGCCTCCTGGCCGTGGTGGTGGGCTTCTGCGGCCTGGCCCTGCTGGCCGTGTCACTCTTTGTCTTTTGGAAGCTGTGCTGGCCCCTCTGGAGGAGCAAGGCGCTGACGGTGCACAGGGGGAACAACGTGGGGCTCCGCGTCGCCTTCCCCGAGGCGCCTCCCGACGAGTCGCCGCCGCTGCCCGCTAAAACGGCGCCGGCGGAGGAAAAGACGAAGCAGTCGCCCGAGGCGAAGCCCAACGGACGCAGCACGGTCAAGCTGCTGGAGGCGGCCATGAAGATCAGCCAGACGTCGCCGGACATCCCGGCCGAGGTGCAGACCACCGTCAGAGAGAAGCTGAGCCACCAGGCCAAGATCCAGAGGCAGACCACCGAGCCCACGTCGTCCTCCAG GCACAATTCGTTCCGGCGCCACCTGCCGCGTCAGATGAACGTCAACAGCTTCGACTTCAGCGTGGACGCGGCGCCTTTCCGCCAGTCGTCCACGGCCAGCATCGGCAGAATCAAACCGGAGCTCTACAAGCAGAAGTCGGTGGACTCGGAGGGCGAGCCCAGAGAGCCCGCCCAGACTTGCGGAAAGCTCAGCTTCGCGCTGCGCTACGACTACGAGGAGCAGGCGTTGGTGGTGAAGATCCTCAAAGGCTTGGACCTTCCCGCTAAAGACTTCACGGGAACCTCCGACCCCTACGTGAAGGTCTACCTGCTGccggagaggaagaagaagttCCAGACGCGGGTCCAGCGCAAGAACCTGAACCCCACGTTCGACGAGAGCTTCCGTTTCCCGGCGGCGTACGACGAGCTGTGCAACCGCAAGCTGCACCTGAGCGTCTACGACTTTGACCGCTTCACCAGCCACGACGTGATCGGCGAGGTGGAGGTGGACAACCTCTTTGAGCTCTCTGACCTTTCTCGCGAGGCCGTGCTGTGGAAGGACATCCACGCCGCCACCACG GAGACGGTGGACTTGGGGGAGATCATGTATTCGCTGTGCTACCTCCCCACGGCGGGGCGGATGACTCTGACCGTCATCAAATGCCGGAACCTCAAAGCCATGGACATCACAGGCTCTTCAG ATCCGTATGTAAAAGTCCATCTGATCTGCGAGGGACGCAGGCTGAAGAAACGCAAAACCACCACCAAGAAGAGCACTCTCAACCCCATCTACAACGAGGCCATCGTCTTCGACATCCCCCCGGAGAACGTGGAACAAGTCAGCCTCTCCATCATGGTGATGGATTACGACCG GGTGGGACACAACGAGGTGATCGGCGTGTGCCGGGCCGGGCCTGACGCCCAAGGCCTGGGACGGGATCACTGGAATGAAATGCTGGCCTACCCGCGGAAGCCCATCACCCATTGGCACGCGCTGGGAGAG TGGCCCGGAAGGGGGGCGAGCTTCGAGAGTCAAGCTTCGTGTCCGTCGCCCAAACCGCCGCAGACGCCGTGA
- the tnnt2c gene encoding troponin T2c, cardiac, producing MSDGEEIPEEQEEYDQEEEEDKLEEYEEEEEKQESKPRPKTTYVPNIAPPKLPDGEKVDFDDLHRKRVEKDFNDLQGLIELHFSNRQKEEEELVALRTRMERRRSDRAEQQRERAEQERKRQARVTEERERREEEAAKLRAEEEAKKKKIFTNKSFGGYLQRADQKKGKKLTAREEKKKALLERRKPLNIEHLNQDKLAQKAQDLQAWLHQLHAEKFELAEKLKRQKYDIHVLRNRVSDHQRGSKAPKTLRGAKGKSGSWK from the coding sequence ATGTCGGACGGCGAGGAGATCCCGGAGGAACAGGAGGAGTACGatcaggaggaggaagaagacaaGCTGGAAGagtatgaggaggaggaggagaaacagGAGTCCAAACCTCGACCCAAGACCACGTACGTGCCCAACATCGCCCCGCCCAAGCTGCCCGACGGCGAGAAGGTGGATTTCGACGACCTTCACCGCAAGCGTGTGGAGAAGGACTTCAACGACCTGCAGGGCCTGATCGAGTTGCACTTCTCCAACCggcagaaagaggaggaggagctggtGGCCCTACGCACCCGGATGGAACGGCGCCGTTCCGACCGGGCCGAGCAGCAGCGGGAGCGCGCCGAGCAAGAGCGCAAACGGCAGGCCCGCGTGACGGAGGAGCGGGAGCGGCGCGAGGAGGAGGCGGCCAAGCTGCGCGCCGAGGAGgaggccaagaagaagaagatcttCACCAACAAGTCCTTCGGAGGCTACCTGCAGAGGGCCGACCAGAAGAAGGGCAAGAAGCTGACGGCCCGCGAGGAAAAGAAGAAGGCGCTGCTGGAGCGCCGCAAGCCGCTCAACATCGAGCACCTCAACCAGGACAAGCTGGCCCAGAAGGCGCAGGATTTGCAGGCCTGGCTCCACCAGCTACACGCCGAGAAGTTTGAGCTGGCCGAGAAGCTCAAGCGGCAGAAGTACGACATCCACGTGCTGCGCAACCGCGTCAGCGACCACCAGCGTGGCTCCAAAGCGCCCAAGACCTTACGCGGCGCTAAGGGAAAGTCCGGCTCCTGGAAGTGA
- the cry1a gene encoding cryptochrome circadian regulator 1a — MVVNTIHWFRKGLRLHDNPALKESLLGADTVRCIYILDPWFAGSSNVGINRWRFLLQSLEDLDSNLRKLNSRLFVIRGQPTDVFPRLFKEWNISRLSYEYDSEPFGKERDAAIKKLASEAGVEVTVRISHTLYDLDKIIELNGGQSPLTYKRFQSLISRMDPVEVPAEFITADVMGKCNTPLSEDHDDKFGVPSLEELGFDTEGLSSAVWPGGESEALTRLERHLERKAWVANFERPRMNANSLLASPTGLSPYLRFGCLSCRLFYFKLTDLYRKVKKNSSPPLSLYGQLLWREFFYTAATNNPCFDKMEGNPICVQIPWDRNAEALAKWAEGRTGFPWIDAIMTQLRQEGWIHHLARHAVACFLTRGDLWISWEEGMKVFEELLLDADWSVNAGSWMWLSCSSFFQQFFHCYCPVVFGRRTDPNGDYIRRYLPVLRGFPAKYIYDPWNAPEAVQKAARCIVGVHYPKPMVHHAEASRLNIERMKQIYQQLSCYRGLGLLASVPTTSNGNNKGSSDVMGYEAPHAAAAPSGYPAAGQPQADWQNGGVMMYLQADSQASAGAHQQGYVSSSMMCYPQGSRQSPALRKGMEHHSSNALMSSKRHCEDSGNSKSSKVQRH, encoded by the exons ATGGTCGTGAATACGATCCACTGGTTCAGGAAGGGCTTGCGGCTCCACGACAATCCGGCCCTCAAGGAGTCCCTGCTCGGGGCCGACACCGTCCGCTGCATCTACATTCTCGACCCCTGGTTTGCAGGCTCGTCCAACGTGGGCATCAACAGGTGGAG ATTCCTGCTGCAGAGTCTAGAGGACCTGGACTCGAACCTACGCAAGCTCAATTCCCGTCTGTTTGTGATCCGGGGCCAGCCCACCGATGTCTTTCCGAGACTCTTCAAG GAGTGGAACATATCCCGCCTGTCTTACGAGTACGACTCGGAGCCCTTCGGGAAGGAGCGGGACGCCGCCATCAAGAAGCTGGCCTCCGAGGCCGGCGTGGAGGTGACAGTGCGCATCTCGCACACCCTCTATGATCTCGACAA GATCATCGAGTTGAACGGCGGGCAGTCGCCGCTCACCTACAAACGCTTCCAGAGCCTCATCAGCCgcatggaccccgtggaggtccCGGCCGAGTTCATCACGGCCGACGTGATGGGGAAGTGCAACACGCCGCTGTCAGAGGATCACGACGACAAGTTCGGGGTGCCGTCGCTGGAGGAGCTGG GTTTCGACACCGAGGGCCTGTCGTCGGCCGTGTGGCCCGGAGGCGAGTCGGAAGCCCTCACCAGACTGGAGCGCCACCTGGAGAGAAAG GCTTGGGTGGCCAACTTTGAGCGTCCTCGCATGAACGCCAACTCGCTGCTGGCCAGCCCCACCGGCCTCAGCCCCTACCTGCGATTCGGGTGTCTCTCGTGCCGCCTCTTCTACTTCAAACTCACCGACCTCTACCGAAAG GTGAAGAAGAACAGCTCGCCGCCGCTGTCGCTGTACGGCCAGCTGCTGTGGCGCGAGTTTTTTTACACGGCGGCCACCAACAACCCGTGCTTCGACAAGATGGAGGGCAACCCCATCTGCGTGCAGATCCCGTGGGACCGCAACGCCGAGGCGCTGGCCAAGTGGGCCGAGGGACGAACCGGTTTCCCCTGGATCGACGCCATCATGACGCAGCTGCGCCAGGAGGGCTGGATCCACCACTTGGCCCGACACGCCGTGGCCTGCTTCCTGACCCGCGGAGACTTGTGGATCAGCTGGGAGGAGGGCATGAAG gtgtttGAGGAGCTGCTGCTTGACGCCGACTGGAGCGTCAACGCCGGCAGCTGGATGTGGCTCTCCTGCAGCTCGTTCTTCCAGCAGTTCTTCCACTGCTACTGCCCGGTGGTGTTCGGGCGCCGCACCGACCCCAACGGCGACTACATCCGCCGCTACCTGCCCGTGCTGCGAGGCTTCCCGGCCAAGTACATCTACGACCCGTGGAACGCGCCCGAGGCGGTGCAGAAGGCGGCGCGCTGCATCGTGGGCGTGCACTACCCCAAGCCCATGGTGCACCACGCCGAGGCTAGCCGCCTCAACATCGAGCGCATGAAGCAGATCTACCAGCAGCTCTCCTGCTACAGAGGCCTCG GTCTCCTGGCGTCCGTtccgaccacctccaacggaaACAATAAAGGCTCGTCGGACGTGATGGGCTACGAAGCGcctcacgccgccgccgccccttcCG GCTACCCGGCGGCGGGTCAACCGCAGGCCGACTGGCAGAACGGCGGCGTCATGATGTACCTGCAGGCCGACTCGCAAGCTAGCGCCGGCGCGCACCAGCAAG GCTACGTCAGCTCCAGTATGATGTGCTACCCTCAAGGCAGCCGCCAGAGTCCCGCGCTTCGCAAAG GAATGGAGCATCACTCCAGCAACGCTCTCATGAGCAGCAAGCGTCACTGCGAGGACTCGGGAAACAGCAAAAGCTCAAAAGTCCAGAGACACTAA